CCCTGCCCTACATCTAGAGATAATAACTAATGAAAGGAGTCTTGTATGTAGTATCTTGACTTTCTGCATTAGGATTCTAGTTTATTATAACAAAAATGTTATAATAAAGAAAGTATAtatgtaacagcccgcacttccggactattagttctaaatcgaaaactaaaaataaaatatattattactcgataattctaatagatcacgaaattcaaagcagcggtcaaactcaataatcaaaatcataaaaatagagacgcagctccacaaatccgataataattgtctaacagataattaaatttattctctaaaaacaaaatctttattctaattcaaatagcacaaaacgaagcagcacagatctcctcatagttctcattccttaattttaatatgctccaaattccgaacctgaaatgttaaaaggggtgagctacacagctcagcaagtacaaattgactatctcttaaacagaaaaacaatgggtgttttaataaaatgatttttctcaaacaataataattttgtaaaacaatTTGTTAAGTAGATCCAACccaagttttatattttaaaattcagaatttaaaacagaacagagcagattttataacagatcagaacaaAATAAAATAGAACAAAACGATAATTCtaataaataccacagtcttgatctacggccacactttgccagtagccggcatctaattcttattcttattctttataccacactttgccagtggtcggcatctaaagttcaataattacgcgcccttaataggtatctaaagttgcacacttgtgcgcctactaagggtatctaaggctagttccggaactatagcgtaaattacgaacgggttcgaaaacgtagagactgggttctaaaattcacaaatacttatatcttataatttcgaaatcaaaattcttatatcttatacgaaattaaaaacagaactgaaatatattttccgaaaaataaaagtaagtcaaaagtacttacctcaaagcctgaccagatctgaatttactctttttgaccctctaaacgatattttcttgaaaaacacgaaacacgaaatctgaaaataacgaaaagacctttctgaaaagtccagaatcactgaattctgacttacgatgaattttctacgaattttacaagacagctgatttttgctgagaaagtcctacgaattttaatgataaaaacaaggaatacgaatatggtgtatttataacgatacaaaaccctatatctcaactaggaaataataatatttcctcctaaagatttacaacctctccaagtaaattccataaataaaatatttgatacacacaattacctaaactaaaaaaatttcgattttctaaattattcttacacttatttccacaaataacaaatcttttcacaaatcaagtaattgtggaaataagtgtaagaataatttagaaaatcgaaatttttttagtttaggtaattgtgtgtatcaaatattttatttatggaatttacttggagaggttgtaaatctttaggaggaaatattattatttcctagttgagatatagggttttgtatcgttataaatacaccatattcgtattccttgtttttatcattaaaattcgtaggactttctcagcaaaaatcagctgtcttgtaaaattcgtagaaaattcatcgtaagtcagaattcagtgattctggacttttcagaaaggtcttttcgttattttcagatttcgtgtttcgtgtttttcaagaaaatatcgtttagagggtcaaaaagagtaaattcagatctggtcaggctttgaggtaagtacttttgacttacttttatttttcggaaaatatatttcagttctgtttttaatttcgtataagatataagaattttgatttcgaaattataagatataagtatttgtgaattttagaacccagtctctacgttttcgaacccgttcgtaatttacgctatagttccggaactagccttagatacccttagtaggcgcacaagtgtgcaactttagatacctattaagggcgcgtaattattgaactttagatgccgaccactggcaaagtgtggtataaagaataagaataagaattagatgccggctactggcaaagtgtggccgtagatcaagactgtggtatttattaGAATTATCATTTTGTTCTATTTTATTttgttctgatctgttataaaatctgctctgttctgttttaaattctgaattttaaaatataaaacttggGTTGGATCTACTTAACAAattgttttacaaaattattattgtttgagaaaaatcattttattaaaacacccattgtttttctgtttaagagatagtcaatttgtacttgctgagctgtgtagctcaccccttttaacatttcaggttcggaatttggagcatattaaaattaaggaatgagaactatgaggagatctgtgctgcttcgttttgtgctatttgaattagaataaagattttgtttttagagaataaatttaattatctgttagacaattattatcggatttgtggagctgcgtctctatttttatgattttgattattgagtttgaccgctgctttgaatttcgtgatctattagaattatcgagtaataatatattttatttttagttttcgatttagaactaatagtccggaagtgcgggctgttacagttggtatcaagagcaggctgtccttcggagtgtattaggtatgggactagtacattccctaggatgcgatcctttagactatcgtataggtcttagaaaattattttggatttagggcatttatttgtgtgattatttgatatgtttgacttttgtgtttttttgattaTTGACTATAAGTTTAGAATTTGTTTTGTGTGTTCTAGTAAAGATGGATGGAGAAAATCAGAACAACAATGAAAATCAGGGCAATAATGATGAAGGAGGAAACGTCTTTGACCAGCTGGCTGAAACTCTAGCTGTACTTGTGAATCAGCAACCGAAGCCCAACATCGTCTCTCAATTCAAGCGTTTGAACCCGCCAACTTTTGATGGAGCTACAGACCCGGCTATCGTTGAGATGTGGATCcaagagatggaaaaagctttcGGACTTCTGGGGAGCAATGAGGGACAGAAGGTGACCTTAGCTGTGTACCAATTGCAAGGAAGCGCTTACGACTGGTGGCTTATGGAAAAGAGAAAGAATGAGACGACAAATCTTGAAGAAAATCATGAACCGTACACTTGGGCAAAGTTCAAGAAGGCTTTAGAGGACAAGTACTTTCCGAGAACAGTTCGTCTGCAGAAAGAGAGGGACTTCATTCGACTTCAACAAGGTGGAAGAACCGTCATTGAATACGAAGCAGAATTTGCAAAGCTTGCGAAGTACGCGTCGACCCTAGTAGCAGATGAGAGCAGTCGAGCACGAAGATTAGAGGAGGGACTTCGAAGTGACATCAGGAATTCAGTGGCGTCGTTTGAACTTCAGACGTACGAGGCTGTCCTCAACAAGGCGTTAGTGATCGAAAGGGGCTTGGCAGAATCTGAAAAGGCGTCTGGCAGTTGGAATAAGAGGCGGATCACTCAAACTAGTGGGCAATCTTTTCAAGAGGGACCACTCAAGAAGCCACACGTGTACGATAACATCGGGGGTCAAGGTGATCGAGAGACGTGTACCAGGTGCGGCAAGAATCATCCGGACAAAGTCTGTCGTTGGAATACAGGTGCTTGTTTTCATTGCGGAGAAGTAGGACATAAGATTTCGAATTGTCCGCACAATCCGCCACCGCCACCAAGGAAGGAAGCAGATAACAAGATGGGCAAATGACGTGTGTTTCAGCTGACAGGAAATGACAACTATCGCAATTAAGGTATGATTTCTTTTCTTTAGTgacttatttaatttatttatgttatgtgaatttggggaccaaattcttttaaggagggaagaatgtaaaattcgtaattttatttttaatttatttattagaaattagatattaatttgtctagataaatattttaaaattagaatattctgaaaacattttgtgcaaggtagttgatttgtgaaaagatttgttatttgtggaaataagtgtaagaataatttagaaaatcgaaatttttttagtttaggtaattgtgtgtatcaaatattttatttatggaatttacttggagaggttgtaaatctttaggaggaaatattattatttcctagttgagatatagggttttgtatcgttataaatacaccatattcgtattccttgtttttatcattaaaattcgtaggactttctcagcaaaaatcagctgtcttgtaaaattcgtagaaaattcatcgtaagtcagaattcagtgattctggacttttcagaaaggtcttttcgttattttcagatttcgtgtttcgtgtttttcaagaaaatatcgtttagagggtcaaaaagagtaaattcagatctggtcaggctttgaggtaagtacttttgacttacttttatttttcggaaaatatatttcagttctgtttttaatttcgtataagatataagaattttgatttcgaaattataagatataagtatttgtgaattttagaacccagtctctacgttttcgaacccgttcgtaatttacgctatagttccggaactagccttagatacccttagtaggcgcacaagtgtgcaactttagatacctattaagggcgcgtaattattgaactttagatgccgaccactggcaaagtgtggtataaagaataagaataagaattagatgccggctactggcaaagtgtggccgtagatcaagactgtggtatttattaGAATTATCGTTTTGTTCTATTTTATTttgttctgatctgttataaaatctgctctgttctgttttaaattctgaattttaaaatataaaacttggGTTGGATCTACTTAACAAattgttttacaaaattattattgtttgagaaaaatcattttattaaaacacccattgtttttctgtttaagagatagtcaatttgtacttgctgagctgtgtagctcaccccttttaacatttcaggttcggaatttggagcatattaaaattaaggaatgagaactatgaggagatctgtgctgcttcgttttgtgctatttgaattagaataaagattttgtttttagagaataaatttaattatctgttagacaattattatcggatttgtggagctgcgtctctatttttatgattttgattattgagtttgaccgctgctttgaatttcgtgatctattagaattatcgagtaataatatattttatttttagttttcgatttagaactaatagtccggaagtgcgggctgttacaatATATAAAGTTATTTCACTAAAGTATTGTTTTTTGCGATAACCTGAATTTTTTTTACATGGCTCTAAATCATGAATAACTAACGTATGATTACATAACATATAAGATATGTTATTACATAGTTTATGTTAACATGATTTTTCGAGTCTCCAATTTAGATAGAATCCGGGTCGGGTTATGATTTTGAATTGGGTTTCAGATCGGTAATGTCTATAATATGAATCACAATTATTTCAAGTTTAAAATGTAAATTGAAAATCAAAAAATTAGGATCGGTATAATTCATTCAGATCGGAACCGATCAAGCACTCATCAGATATTATGTAATTTTGTCTTTTATAAAAAATAATCAATTAACATAATAAATGGTGGGGATATATCAACCGAATCAAGGTATAAAAATATTACCTGATGAATAATTTGTCATCCACTCGATCTTCATAGAGCAATTTCTTCATTGTTTGCAACCCAACAACCATAACACGAATGCATGAATTTACGTAGAGAAATATGATAAATAATTTTTGTAATATAAATGCTCGTTGAAATAGAAATGATTGATGATGTAGATGACGGGGATATTTACTTGAAATCAGTGTTAATTTTTTAGGCACAAATTAATGATAATTTAAGAGCCTCTTAGCACAAATCATAATGATAACAGATCAAAATTGTAAGCAGATCTAAGTTTAAATATCTGACTTTGTTTGATATTATAATAAATCAACAATAATATGAAAAAATTGTTCTCGCCGGACATAGATAAACTAGAACAAATTCGATCTCAACCAGGTTTTAAATTGAAGGATGAGATTGTGGGCAAGAAAGAAAAGGGAAAACCTATGATGGGAAGAGGCGAGTACAACAATTATGTGCATATGTCTATGTGTATATATAAGTGCAGATATTCTGGatacaaatattttataataaGTATCCTTTTATTAACAACTTATTATTGAATTGGGCCTCAAAGCCTTTTCGATAATAAAATGTCGACAGCCTACTAATGATTTGGGCTTCCAAACCTTTTAACTAGTATAATGATGATTGTTTATggttgttttaaataattttctatTGGCAGCAAATATTGTTATCAATATTAGACACTTCTAGTTatcaatataattttataaagggCTTAACATGTGCATATTTCAACAAAATTTTCCGGGCTAACTGATTCTTTTATGAATACGATGAATTAAATAATCTAATGATAAATACGGTGATTTATAATTACGACTAAAAATTCATATTCACAATGATCTAATGGCGTAAATCAATTTTCATGATATTTTATAATAtgaattaatatttataaatatgtaTGTTTGTATATATATGAGCATGTATGTGAACTACATTCTACAtacaaatattttttattaaatttcttTTCATTAACAGATTTATAATAAATTGGGCCACGAACTTTTTCGATAATAAAGTGACGGTAGCCGATTAATGAATTGGGCCTCAAAACCTGTTTATTAGAATAATGATGATCATTGGTTTACAGTTgtttttagaaattttttattGGGCGTTAAATATTAGTTATCAaaacgagccgagtcgagccgagccgaaGTAAAAAATTCTGGttaaaacaccggttgactgttaaaataactaaccaaatatatttattttttttctaaaaattttgttatatcactaaaatatatagacaAGCGGACCTAATTTTAACAGTCGGAACAGTAACAATGAAAATGGCTCCCTCTTTGGTGAGATTATATGAGCAAATGCCTGAACCAAAATATGTTATTGCTATGGGAGCATGTACAATTTCAGGGGGATGTTCAGTACTGATTCTTATAGTACTGTTCGGGGAGTTGATAAGTTAATTCCTATAGATGTCTATTTACCAGGTTGTCC
This sequence is a window from Apium graveolens cultivar Ventura chromosome 9, ASM990537v1, whole genome shotgun sequence. Protein-coding genes within it:
- the LOC141686439 gene encoding uncharacterized protein LOC141686439, which gives rise to MDGENQNNNENQGNNDEGGNVFDQLAETLAVLVNQQPKPNIVSQFKRLNPPTFDGATDPAIVEMWIQEMEKAFGLLGSNEGQKVTLAVYQLQGSAYDWWLMEKRKNETTNLEENHEPYTWAKFKKALEDKYFPRTVRLQKERDFIRLQQGGRTVIEYEAEFAKLAKYASTLVADESSRARRLEEGLRSDIRNSVASFELQTYEAVLNKALVIERGLAESEKASGSWNKRRITQTSGQSFQEGPLKKPHVYDNIGGQGDRETCTRCGKNHPDKVCRWNTGACFHCGEVGHKISNCPHNPPPPPRKEADNKMGK